One genomic segment of Microtus ochrogaster isolate Prairie Vole_2 linkage group LG8, MicOch1.0, whole genome shotgun sequence includes these proteins:
- the Slc52a3 gene encoding solute carrier family 52, riboflavin transporter, member 3 has product MALLTHLLVCVFGMGSWVAINGLWVELPLLVTELPEGWDLPSYLTVVIQLANIGPLLVTLLHRFQPGHLSEVPVIFLILCVGTAACILLAFLWNVTSWIQGGQHSVAFIVLTFFLALVDCTSSVTFLPFMSQLPTYYLTTFFIGEGLSGLLPALVALAQGSGITTCVNATETPGTTLNPVTTAETHITQTTYSPSLPPLTWHLESRYLAPRFSPLLFFLLLSFLMGCCLVAFFLLQRQPWGRQGSIEDLLHSEVTLHSIRPRDTGDTSSLGAPISSPGKGSVEVSVSPLRPAQLAFIYSTVAFVNALTNGVLPSVQTYSCLPYGPVAYHLSAALSAVASPLSCFLPIFLPNRSLLFLGLLTLLGTGFGAYNMAMAAMSPCPILQGHWGGEVLIVLSWVLFAACLSYVKVMLGLILRDRSRSALLWCGAAVQLGSLIGALLMFPLVNVLRLFSSADYCSLDCSV; this is encoded by the exons ATGGCCCTCTTGACACACCTGCTGGTCTGCGTCTTTGGCATGGGCTCCTGGGTGGCTATCAATGGGCTCTGGGTGGAGCTGCCCCTGCTGGTGACCGAACTGCCCGAGGGCTGGGACCTGCCCTCCTACCTCACTGTGGTCATCCAGCTGGCCAACATAGGCCCCCTCCTAGTCACCCTGCTGCATCGCTTCCAACCCGGCCACCTGTCTGAGGTGCCCGTCATCTTCCTCATCCTGTGTGTAGGCACAGCTGCCTGCATCCTCTTGGCCTTCCTGTGGAACGTGACCTCCTGGATCCAGGGCGGACAGCACAGCGTAGCCTTCATTGTCCTCACCTTCTTTCTGGCCCTGGTGGACTGCACCTCCTCTGTCACTTTCTTGCCCTTCATGAGTCAGCTGCCCACGTACTACCTCACCACCTTCTTTATAGGAGAGGGGCTCAGTGGCCTCCTGCCCGCACTGGTGGCTCTCGCCCAAGGCTCAGGTATCACCACTTGTGTCAATGCCACAGAGACACCGGGCACCACCTTGAACCCTGTGACCACAGCGGAGACCCACATCACCCAG ACAACCTACAGCCCTTCCCTGCCGCCCCTCACCTGGCACTTGGAAAGCCGCTACCTGGCCCCACGCTTCTCACCACTgctgttcttcctcctgctctccttCCTAATGGGCTGCTGCCTGGTCGCCTTTTTCCTCCTGCAGCGGCAGCCCTGGGGACGGCAAGGCTCCATAGAGGACCTTCTCCACTCCGAGGTTACCCTACACTCCATCAGGCCGCGAGACACAGGGGACACCAGCTCGCTGGGTGCCCCTATAAGCAGCCCGGGCAAAGGGTCTGTGGAAGTCAGTGTCTCCCCACTCCgcccagcccagctggccttcATCTACTCCACGGTGGCCTTTGTCAACGCGCTCACCAACGGCGTGCTGCCTTCCGTGCAGACCTACTCCTGCCTGCCCTACGGACCTGTCGCCTACCACCTGTCTGCCGCCCTCAGCGCCGTGGCCAGccctctctcctgcttcctcccaatCTTCCTGCCTAACAG GTCACTGTTGTTCCTGGGGTTGCTCACACTGCTGGGAACCGGCTTTGGGGCCTACAACATGGCCATGGCTGCCATGAGTCCCTGCCCCATCCTGCAGGGCCACTGGGGTGGAGAAGTCCTCATC GTGCTCTCCTGGGTGCTGTTTGCAGCCTGTCTCAGCTACGTCAAGGTGATGCTGGGTTTGATCTTGCGTGACCGGAGCCGTAGTGCCCTCTTGTGGTGTGGGGCAGCGGTGCAGCTGGGCTCACTGATTGGTGCCCTGCTCATGTTCCCCCTGGTTAATGTGCTGAGACTCTTCTCGTCTGCCGACTACTGCAGCCTGGACTGTTCTGTCTAG